A stretch of the Corylus avellana chromosome ca6, CavTom2PMs-1.0 genome encodes the following:
- the LOC132184102 gene encoding ras-related protein Rab7, with product MSVRRRTLLKVIVLGDSGVGKTSLMNQYVHKRFSQQYKATIGADFVTKELQIDDRLVTLQIWDTAGQERFQSLGVAFYRGADCCVLVYDVNVMKSFDTLDNWHEEFLKQANPPDPRTFPFILLGNKIDVDGGNSRVVSEKKAKEWCASKGNIPYFETSAKEDYNVDAAFFCIAKTALASEREQDIYFQGIPEAVSEAEPRGGCAC from the exons ATGTCAGTGCGTAGGCGCACCTTGCTCAAGGTCATCGTTCTCGGCGACAGTGG GGTTGGCAAGACGTCGTTGATGAATCA ATATGTGCATAAGAGGTTCAGTCAGCAGTATAAAGCCACAATTGGTGCAGATTTTGTCACGAAAGAACTCCAAATCGATGACAGGCTCGTCACTCTACAA ATATGGGACACAGCTGGGCAAGAACGGTTTCAAAGTCTTGGAGTTGCATTTTATAGAGGGGCAGATTGCTGTGTTCTAGTTTATGATGTTAACGTGATGAAATCTTTTGATACTCTTGACAACTGGCACGAGGAGTTTCTTAAACAG GCAAACCCACCTGACCCAAGGACGTTTCCATTTATATTGCTTGGAAACAAGATTGATGTTGATGGTGGGAATAGTCGAGTG GTTTCTGAGAAGAAAGCAAAGGAGTGGTGTGCTTCAAAAGGCAACATCCCTTACTTCGAGACATCAGCAAAAGAGGATTATAATGTTGATGCTGCATTCTTCTGTATTGCCAAGACTGCTCTAGCTAGCGAGCGTGAACAGGACAT